A single genomic interval of Dysidea avara chromosome 8, odDysAvar1.4, whole genome shotgun sequence harbors:
- the LOC136263902 gene encoding uncharacterized protein, whose product MEEDVLCVPAVEDAVNNLTSAEAHNYFSKAISGKLQISVDPPVQPKGGSLYIYNLGPDSDKWEQEKKKLRCDQYRWVHVGSYSVKHGGCEFKKKSSTIDLDSLDKKGDNRFRRFEFWGIGQHFMLHYVGDDTLYQGFSHRNSKNNSKSFVRSAPHVKDKILQKDSMKPHRTVYQELVNESSGGPQHAMLTPRDQNQVRNFRKEVDRHTRLSHDAMFNTYHLCHQLKFNNRKGEPLDFIRKFSVHPNVIVQMIGQPIYIMHYIMMA is encoded by the exons ATGGAGGAAGATGTGCTATGTGTTCCTGCAGTAGAAGACGCTGTCAATAACTTGACATCTGCGGAGGCGCATAATTACTTCTCGAAAGCTATCAGTGGAAAGCTACAGATTAGTGTAGATCCTCCTGTTCAGCCAAAAGGCGGCAGCTTGTATATCTACAACCTCGGGCCTGATTCGGACAAATGGGAACAAGAGAAGAAAAAGCTAAG GTGCGATCAATACAGATGGGTACATGTAGGATCTTACAGTGTCAAACATGGAGGATGTGAATTCAAGAAAAAAAGTAGTACCATTGATCTTGATTCTTTGGATAAAAAGGGTGATAACCGATTCAGAAGATTTGAGTTCTGGGGTATCGGGCAACATTTTATGCTACACTACGTTGGGGATGACACCTTATATCAAGGATTTAGCCATCGGAACAGTAAGAATAATTCCAAGTCTTTTGTGAGATCAGCACCACATGTGAAGGATAAG ATATTACAGAAAGATTCAATGAAGCCACATCGAACTGTTTATCAAGAATTAGTCAATGAAAGCAGCGGTGGACCTCAACATGCAATGCTCACACCTAGAGATCAAAATCAAGTTAGAAATTTTCGTAAGGAAGTGGATAGACATACCAGACTATCCCATGACGCAATGTTTAACACGTACCACTTGTGTCATCAACTAAAGTTTAACAATCGAAAAGGTGAACCCCTTGATTTCATACGAAAATTCTCTGTGCACCCTAATGTAATTGTCCAAATGATTGGACAGCCAATATACATCATGCATTATATTATGATGGCATGA
- the LOC136263624 gene encoding uncharacterized protein, which translates to MCAASHPSSHHLVKLHDVTSTRKVIGKGAYGRVIEVYVQGTLCAAKEVHPILVDGITPAELDSIKQSFLTECVNASRLHHPNVVQMLGIYYCTREAKLPWLVMEMMECSLTSFLKKYKKEEVPLHIKLSVLLDTSQGLEFLHGRNIIHRDLSSNNVLMTKHCVAKIADLGVAKVMNHSQMKTQTQVPGTLHFMPPETLLLKPRYSKPVDVFSLGCIACHVMSHQWPEPKDLLLEDSLTALTEVQRRDDYLHSCTEASLKELVESCLHNFPDERPEISAVCTELEELKLTITELLPFPIGTVELFNVVQKQKVQIDELVNTVKAMEATIKELLLKEANVSASICQRHNTVSGDSSTHDQGSDTRLIKTVNRAESVDLSTKMKELASKEIAENKKPVASPRITRRLMSNPVLSSLACDNSTVKFKSWYCPTCDCINDAGSTCESCMNSCGKFAGVCSRCNLVVPVSCEKNTVECPFCFAELETKDI; encoded by the exons ATGTGTGCAGCATCGCATCCGAGCTCGCATCATTTAGTAAAGCTGCATGACGTGACCAGTACTAGAAAAGTGATTGGTAAAGGAGCATATGGGCGTGTGATTGAAGTGTACGTTCAAGGAACGTTGTGCGCAGCTAAGGAAGTTCATCCCATTTTAGTCGATGGAATTACCCCAGCAGAACTGGACTCGATTAAACAATCATTTCTCACTGAATGTGTCAACGCTAGTCGACTACATCATCCTAACGTGGTGCAGATGTTGGGAATTTACTACTGTACTCGCGAGGCTAAGCTTCCATGGCTTGTAATGGAAATGATGGAGTGCAGTTTGACAAGTTTCCTAAAGAAATATAAAAAAGAAGAAGTGCCACTTCACATCAAATTATCTGTCCTGCTTGACACTTCTCAAGGACTGGAGTTCCTTCATGGTCGGAATATTATCCATAGAGATCTCTCCTCCAATAATGTCCTTATGACAAAACATTGTGTAGCTAAAATTGCTGACCTCGGCGTGGCCAAAGTGATGAATCACAGTCAGATGAAAACACAAACTCAAGTTCCCGGTACCCTCCATTTTATGCCACCTGAAACACTTCTACTCAAGCCACGTTATAGCAAGCCAGTTGATGTGTTCTCACTAGGTTGTATTGCCTGTCATGTCATGTCCCATCAGTGGCCTGAGCCAAAGGATCTGTTACTAGAAGATTCACTGACTGCTCTCACAGAGGTGCAGAGACGAGATGACTACCTTCATTCATGTACTGAAGCATCCTTAAAAGAGTTGGTGGAGTCATGCCTCCACAATTTTCCAGATGAACGACCTGAAATTTCAGCTGTTTGTACAGAATTAGAAGAACTTAAACTTACTATTACTGAACTGCTTCCATTTCCCATAGGCACAGTTGAGCTGTTTAATGTTGTTCAAAAGCAAAAAGTACAAATTGATGAACTGGTAAACACTGTGAAGGCAATGGAAGCAACCATAAAGGAATTATTGCTGAAGGAAGCAAATGTTTCTGCTAGTATATGTCAACGTCACAACACG GTTTCTGGTGATTCCTCAACTCATGATCAAGGATCAGATACAAGACTTATTAAAACTGTAAACAGAGCTGAAAGTGTAGACTTAAGCACCAAAATGAAAGAGCTAGCAAGCAAAGAGATAGCAGAGAACAAAAAGCCAGTGGCATCTCCAAGAATAACCAGACGTCTAATGAGCAATCCAGTTTTATCATCTTTAGCTTGTGACAACTCTACTGTGAAGTTCAAGTCATGGTATTGTCCCACTTGTGATTGTATAAATGATGCTGGTAGTACATGTGAAAGTTGTATGAATAGCTGTGGAAAATTTGCTGGTGTTTGTAGTAGATGTAATCTCGTGGTTCCTGTTTCTTGCGAGAAGAATACAGTAGAATGTCCATTTTGTTTTGCAGAATTGGAAACAAAAGACATTTGA